The following proteins are co-located in the Flectobacillus major DSM 103 genome:
- a CDS encoding M61 family metallopeptidase, translated as MKKISFFAICLLLSFISSAQTNKQQPKIEYFLSMEKPQSHYFDVVVQVSNIDAKTKQQGFVDFKMAVWTPGSYLVREYAKNVESVSASSGNLPVNAEKINKNTWRVKIQSSTQELRLKYKVYAYELSVRTSFLDDSHGYLNPASVFVYVNDWKNLPSTLKINPYQGWNTISTGLKSLGNNTFQAENLDILIDSPIEIGTQKVLSFDLNGIPHKIAMYGEAKYDAAKVTDDIKKVCASATSVVGEHPCKDYTFLIHNLAAGGGGLEHLNSTTCQTSRTSYENEKAYKGFLSLIAHEYFHLWNVKRIRPKALGPFDYENENYTHMLWFSEGCTSFYQNYILRRASVFSPEEYINSYVGEINVIENQPGNAVQSVAESSWDAWIKYYRPNENSRNSTVSYYDKGAVLGGILNLEILASTKGAKNLDDVMRYLYQTYYKKLGRGFTDEEFKAAVNLVSGKDLKDFFQKYIFGTEEIPYNDYLKAVGMQLIDANANNNSAFLGADVRAGSPRITAVRKDSPAYNDGLNVGDEILSIDDNKVDDLNKFVATKKIGDVIQVKVKRDGLEKTYSVTLSKSPIKNYKIEALPNSTESQQALYKKWLFI; from the coding sequence ATGAAAAAAATCTCATTTTTCGCTATTTGCTTACTGCTTAGCTTCATTTCATCAGCACAAACTAACAAACAACAACCCAAGATTGAGTATTTCTTATCGATGGAAAAACCTCAGTCTCATTACTTTGATGTAGTGGTACAAGTTTCAAACATCGATGCAAAAACTAAACAACAGGGTTTTGTCGATTTTAAGATGGCCGTATGGACACCGGGTTCGTACTTGGTGCGTGAATATGCCAAAAACGTAGAATCGGTGTCTGCCTCTAGTGGTAATTTACCAGTAAATGCCGAAAAAATCAACAAAAATACTTGGCGTGTCAAAATTCAATCTTCTACTCAAGAATTGCGACTAAAATACAAAGTTTATGCTTATGAACTGTCCGTTCGTACCTCGTTTTTGGACGATTCTCATGGTTATTTAAACCCTGCGAGTGTTTTTGTTTATGTTAATGATTGGAAAAACCTTCCTTCTACCTTAAAAATCAACCCTTACCAAGGATGGAACACGATTTCAACAGGGTTGAAAAGCCTTGGTAATAATACCTTCCAAGCTGAAAACCTCGATATTCTTATTGACTCTCCTATAGAGATTGGTACACAAAAAGTTCTTTCTTTCGACTTAAATGGTATTCCTCACAAAATAGCCATGTATGGCGAGGCCAAATACGATGCTGCCAAAGTAACCGATGATATTAAAAAGGTGTGTGCTTCGGCTACTTCGGTGGTTGGCGAACACCCTTGCAAAGATTATACTTTCTTGATTCATAATTTGGCCGCTGGTGGTGGTGGTTTAGAACACCTTAATTCTACAACTTGCCAAACGTCGAGAACTAGTTACGAAAATGAAAAAGCTTATAAAGGCTTTCTTAGCTTGATTGCTCATGAATATTTTCACCTTTGGAATGTAAAAAGAATCAGACCTAAAGCTCTTGGGCCTTTCGATTATGAAAACGAAAATTACACACATATGCTTTGGTTTTCGGAAGGTTGTACAAGTTTTTACCAAAACTATATTTTAAGAAGAGCTTCGGTTTTCTCGCCAGAAGAATACATCAATTCGTATGTCGGTGAAATCAACGTTATCGAAAACCAACCAGGCAATGCCGTTCAGTCGGTAGCTGAGTCTAGCTGGGATGCGTGGATTAAGTATTACCGTCCAAACGAAAACTCAAGAAATAGCACAGTTTCGTATTATGACAAAGGTGCTGTCTTAGGGGGTATTCTAAATCTCGAAATACTGGCTTCTACAAAAGGTGCTAAAAACCTCGACGATGTTATGAGATACCTTTACCAAACCTATTACAAAAAATTAGGTCGTGGCTTTACTGACGAAGAGTTCAAGGCTGCTGTTAATTTGGTTTCGGGTAAAGACCTAAAAGATTTCTTCCAGAAATATATTTTTGGTACTGAAGAAATTCCTTATAATGATTACTTAAAAGCAGTAGGTATGCAATTGATAGATGCCAATGCCAATAATAACAGTGCTTTTTTAGGTGCAGACGTTCGTGCGGGTTCGCCTCGTATTACAGCGGTAAGAAAAGATTCTCCAGCCTATAACGATGGTCTAAATGTTGGTGACGAAATCCTCTCAATCGATGACAATAAAGTTGACGATTTGAATAAGTTTGTAGCAACCAAAAAAATTGGTGATGTTATTCAGGTAAAAGTAAAAAGAGATGGTTTAGAAAAAACCTATTCGGTTACTTTAAGCAAAAGCCCTATTAAAAACTATAAGATTGAGGCTCTTCCTAATAGCACCGAAAGCCAACAGGCTCTTTACAAAAAATGGTTGTTTATTTAA
- a CDS encoding peptidylprolyl isomerase, whose amino-acid sequence MLKAEMLTDKGLMTITFYEEDAPIHVKNFVDLSKKGFYDGVTFHRVIPDFMIQGGDPTGTGAGGPGYTIPCELTGNNQYHDRGVLSMAHRGRNTGGSQFFICHSRRNTAHLDRNHTCFGRVIDGLDVIDQIRQGDKIISVTIIEDEQA is encoded by the coding sequence ATGTTAAAAGCTGAAATGTTGACCGATAAAGGTCTAATGACCATAACTTTTTATGAGGAGGATGCACCAATCCACGTAAAAAATTTCGTTGATTTATCGAAAAAAGGATTTTATGATGGCGTTACTTTTCACCGAGTTATTCCAGATTTTATGATTCAAGGTGGCGACCCAACAGGCACAGGAGCTGGTGGCCCAGGTTATACGATTCCCTGCGAATTGACAGGCAATAACCAGTACCACGACCGTGGCGTATTGTCAATGGCTCACCGTGGTAGAAATACAGGAGGCTCACAATTCTTTATTTGTCACAGCCGTCGCAATACCGCCCACCTAGACCGTAACCATACTTGTTTTGGCAGAGTGATTGATGGCTTAGATGTAATTGACCAAATCAGACAAGGTGATAAGATTATCAGCGTTACTATTATTGAAGACGAACAAGCTTAA
- a CDS encoding DUF962 domain-containing protein, whose product MENKVDGIIRYKRLKEFYVFYLSEHQNPISKLLHFIGTALVILFLLGICLLGAWQLLWAIPVVGYGFAWVGHFFFEKNRPATFQYPLYSLASDFLMFFDIIRGKVKI is encoded by the coding sequence ATGGAAAATAAAGTTGATGGTATAATAAGATATAAACGATTGAAAGAGTTTTATGTTTTTTATTTGAGCGAGCATCAAAACCCTATCTCAAAATTACTGCATTTTATTGGAACAGCCTTAGTAATACTGTTTCTCTTAGGAATTTGTTTGTTGGGTGCTTGGCAATTGCTTTGGGCGATACCTGTGGTGGGTTATGGGTTTGCTTGGGTGGGTCATTTCTTTTTTGAAAAGAATCGCCCTGCTACTTTTCAATACCCCTTGTATAGCCTGGCTAGTGACTTTCTGATGTTTTTTGACATTATTCGAGGAAAGGTAAAGATATAG
- a CDS encoding tetratricopeptide repeat protein: protein MKHNITSNLAKIIIIFPLLLLLGCGTDKKEEAIKFFKRGNYKLKDREYEEAIHWYGEAIIKNPDFADIYNNRGLAYQKSDKLEKALEDYNKALEVDAKFWEAYYNRAELFFALGNFKASLQDLTKIAKVYKDSSFYFVSLGNTKTQLNDLSGATADYERAILLNPKNADAYTNHGYLYFQQNNYPLAQIDFEKALAINPKQDFALNNLAFILGEKGQYKEALVLVDKAIFLKPAQPYYLNNKGYILLQLGQLEPAKEAIEHSLRIEGNNAFALRNLGLYYTKKGDTQKAQELLTKAKAINPAISFGQK, encoded by the coding sequence ATGAAACATAATATTACCAGCAATTTAGCTAAAATTATCATTATATTCCCTCTTTTATTGTTGTTAGGGTGTGGTACCGACAAAAAAGAAGAAGCTATCAAATTTTTTAAAAGAGGAAACTACAAACTAAAAGACCGAGAGTACGAAGAAGCGATTCATTGGTATGGAGAAGCTATTATCAAAAACCCAGATTTTGCCGATATTTATAACAATCGTGGGTTAGCTTATCAGAAAAGTGACAAACTTGAAAAGGCATTAGAAGATTATAACAAAGCACTGGAGGTTGATGCAAAATTTTGGGAAGCCTATTACAATCGTGCAGAATTGTTTTTTGCCTTAGGCAATTTTAAAGCCAGTCTTCAGGACTTAACCAAAATTGCTAAAGTTTATAAAGACTCTAGTTTTTATTTCGTAAGCTTGGGTAATACCAAAACCCAACTCAACGACCTGTCGGGTGCTACAGCCGACTACGAGCGAGCCATATTACTCAACCCCAAAAATGCCGACGCTTATACCAATCATGGCTATTTGTATTTTCAACAAAACAATTATCCTTTGGCTCAAATCGACTTTGAAAAAGCTTTGGCTATCAACCCAAAACAAGATTTTGCGCTCAATAACCTAGCTTTTATTTTAGGTGAAAAAGGTCAATATAAAGAAGCACTGGTTTTGGTAGACAAAGCTATTTTCTTAAAACCTGCTCAGCCTTATTATCTCAACAACAAAGGTTATATCCTTTTACAACTTGGGCAGCTAGAGCCAGCCAAGGAGGCTATTGAACACTCGCTCAGAATTGAAGGTAACAATGCTTTTGCTTTACGCAACCTAGGATTATATTATACAAAAAAAGGGGATACTCAAAAAGCTCAAGAATTGTTAACCAAAGCAAAAGCAATTAATCCAGCGATTAGTTTTGGGCAAAAATAG